From a single Bryobacter aggregatus MPL3 genomic region:
- a CDS encoding class I SAM-dependent RNA methyltransferase has product MSNSNSLTDISTETLNVEKLVYGGNGLARHEGRVYMLPKVAPGDTVEAVAMKTKSNMVQAAVTRVVTPSPDRVPAPCPHFERCGGCDYQQLPYELQLHWKREILRELFQRAKLDLDVEIQTVSAEPFGYRNRTQFHFHDGMVGFREESSHKLVPITQCPVSSPKINEILGVLLKMAKDHRFPKFLKSLEIFTNETDVQFNVTETNAPIAKHFFDWLGHEVEGVKSGAISYPAVGYDWKVSYRSFFQVNRFLVDALTNLAIEGLSGAHVLDLYAGVGLFSIPLSKSFERVTAVESGKVAMYDLEANSKTYKIDNVRIVQANVDAYLTDLQETPEVIIADPPRSGCGKISTEQLARVKAPEIRLVSCDPSTLVRDLGILIAAGYKIEGLTLIDLFPQTFHIETVTKLRLG; this is encoded by the coding sequence ATGTCGAATTCCAATTCTCTCACTGATATTTCCACCGAGACCCTGAACGTCGAAAAGCTTGTTTACGGCGGCAATGGTCTTGCCCGTCACGAGGGCCGCGTCTATATGCTGCCCAAGGTTGCCCCTGGCGACACCGTGGAAGCCGTGGCCATGAAGACGAAATCGAACATGGTGCAGGCCGCTGTCACTCGCGTCGTGACGCCCTCGCCCGATCGCGTCCCGGCGCCTTGTCCCCACTTTGAGCGCTGCGGCGGTTGCGACTACCAGCAACTGCCCTATGAGCTGCAACTCCACTGGAAGCGCGAGATCCTGCGCGAACTCTTCCAGCGCGCCAAGCTCGATCTCGATGTCGAAATCCAAACGGTCAGCGCCGAACCCTTCGGCTATCGCAATCGAACCCAATTCCATTTCCACGACGGCATGGTTGGCTTCCGCGAAGAGTCCAGCCACAAGCTGGTGCCGATTACGCAGTGCCCCGTGTCGTCGCCGAAGATCAACGAAATCCTCGGCGTGCTACTGAAGATGGCCAAAGACCATCGCTTCCCCAAGTTCCTGAAATCGCTCGAGATCTTCACCAACGAGACGGACGTGCAGTTCAACGTCACCGAGACCAACGCCCCGATCGCGAAGCATTTCTTCGACTGGCTCGGTCACGAAGTAGAAGGAGTCAAGTCCGGCGCGATCAGCTATCCGGCCGTGGGCTATGACTGGAAGGTCAGCTATCGCAGCTTCTTCCAGGTCAACCGCTTCCTCGTCGATGCGCTCACCAATCTCGCCATCGAAGGCCTGAGCGGCGCACATGTCCTCGATCTCTACGCCGGAGTCGGCCTCTTCAGCATCCCCCTCTCCAAAAGCTTTGAGCGCGTCACTGCGGTCGAAAGCGGCAAGGTGGCGATGTACGATCTCGAGGCGAATTCAAAGACCTACAAGATCGACAACGTCCGCATCGTCCAAGCGAATGTCGATGCCTATTTGACTGACCTGCAGGAAACGCCGGAAGTCATCATTGCAGACCCGCCCCGTTCCGGCTGCGGCAAGATCTCCACCGAACAACTGGCCCGCGTAAAGGCCCCCGAAATCCGCTTGGTTTCCTGCGATCCCTCGACGCTCGTCCGCGACCTCGGCATCTTAATCGCAGCCGGCTACAAGATCGAAGGGCTGACCCTGATCGATCTGTTCCCGCAGACCTTTCACATCGAAACGGTTACGAAGCTTCGGCTGGGCTAA